Proteins from a genomic interval of Cervus elaphus chromosome 13, mCerEla1.1, whole genome shotgun sequence:
- the LOC122706621 gene encoding serpin A3-5-like gives MSPFLALGLLLAGICSVHSLPENVMVKDQRRRVDDHTLASSNTDFAFSLYKQLALENPNKNVIFSPLSISIALAFLSLGARGPTLTEILEGLKFNLTEIQEKEIHQGFQHLLQTLNRPSNQLQLSVGNAMFVQEELELLDKFIEDARVLYSSEAFSTNFRDPEAAKSLINEYVKNKTQGKIEELFKFLSPRTVLVLVNYIYFKAQWKTRFDPKHTQQAEFHVSENKTVEVPMMTLGLETPYFRDEELGCTLVELTYTSNDSALLILPDEGKMQDLEAKLNPETLTRWRGSLQPSRIHELCLPKFSIKSDYELNDILSQLGIRKIFTDADLSGLTGSGNLVVSQVVHSAVLDVDEEGTEGAAATGISIEKTSFRRTIVRFDRPFLIAIVLKDTQSIIFLGKVTNPSQA, from the exons ATGTCTCCCTTTCTGGCTCTGGGGCTCCTGTTGGCTGGGATCTGCAGTGTCCACTCCCTCCCGGAGAATGTGATGGTGAAGGACCAACGCAGAAGGGTGGATGACCACACATTAGCCTCCAGCAACACCGACTTCGCCTTCAGCCTCTACAAGCAGTTGGCTTTGGAGAACCCCAATAAGAATGTCATCTTCTCCCCTCTGAGCATCTCCATAGCCTTGGCCTTCCTGTCCCTGGGGGCCCGTGGTCCCACCCTGACAGAGATCCTGGAAGGACTCAAGTTCAACCTCACGGAGATCCAGGAGAAAGAGATCCACCAGGGCTTCCAGCACCTCCTGCAGACGCTCAATCGACCCAGCAACCAGCTGCAGCTGAGCGTGGGAAACGCCATGTTTGTGCAGGAGGAGCTGGAGCTGCTGGACAAGTTCATAGAAGATGCCCGGGTGCTGTATTCCTCCGAGGCCTTCTCGACCAACTTCAGGGATCCTGAAGCTGCCAAGAGTCTAATAAACGAGTATGTGAAGAATAAAACCCAGGGGAAAATTGAGGAGCTGTTCAAGTTCCTTTCCCCGAGAACAGTGTTGGTCCTGGTGAATTACATCTACTTTAAAG cccagtggAAGACCCGCTTTGACCCCAAACACACTCAGCAGGCAGAGTTCCACGTGAGCGAGAACAAGACGGTGGAGGTGCCCATGATGACCCTTGGCCTGGAAACCCCTTACTTCCGGGACGAGGAGCTGGGCTGCACGCTGGTGGAGCTCACATACACCAGCAATGACAGTGCCCTCCTCATCCTCCCCGACGAGGGCAAGATGCAGGACCTGGAAGCCAAGCTGAACCCGGAGACCCTGACGAGGTGGCGAGGATCCCTGCAGCCCAG tCGAATACACGAACTCTGCCTGCCAAAATTTTCCATCAAGAGTGACTATGAGCTGAATGACATCCTCTCCCAGCTGGGTATTAGGAAAATATTCACCGACGCTGACCTGTCAGGGCTCACGGGGTCTGGGAACCTGGTAGTCTCCCAG GTGGTCCACAGCGCTGTGCTGGATGTGGATGAGGAGGGCACGGAAGGAGCTGCTGCAACGGGAATCAGCATAGAAAAAACGTCCTTTCGGAGAACCATTGTGCGTTTCGACAGGCCCTTCCTGATTGCCATAGTTCTCAAAGACACCCAGAGCATCATCTTTCTGGGGAAAGTCACCAACCCCAGTCAAGCCTAG